The Anaerolineales bacterium region TATATTCGAGACAACGAAAAGGATCTGAATCTCTCAGTCATCTTGCAGAACACCCGCGACGCGGGAAGAACCATCATCCTGGTCATTGACGAAAGCCACGTTGCCTCCAAGACTGAAACGTCACGCGGATTAATCGGCATGTTCCAGCCGAAAGTGACAATCGAAGTTTCCGCCACGCCGAATATGCAAGGCGATGAATCGGTTACGGTTTACCGCGAAGAAGTCATCGCAGAAGAAATGATCAAGAAGCAGATGGTCATCAACCCTGGCTTTAAGAATGAAATCACAAAGGAAACAACCGATGCCTTGTTCTTCAAGAGCATAGGGGGAGAAAGCACGGATGAATTTGTTTTGAGAATGGCTATCGAAAAACGGGAGGAACTTGCAGAAGCCTATGAGGCGCTCGGCGTAAATGTCAATCCGTTAATGCTGATTCAACTTCCCGACAAACAGCAGGGCGAAGCCGATTTCAAAGACGATGTTATGAAAATGCTGGAAAAGAATCATAATATCACCGTCAAGAACGGCAAACTTGCAATCTATCTTTCCGAAGATAAAACCAACCTTGAAAATATCACCCGTAACGACAGCGAAGTGGAAGTGATGATTTTCAAACAGGCGATTGCGGTGGGTTGGGATTGTCCGCGCGCTTCGATCCTTGCCTTATTCCGAGATTGGAAAAGCCTGCAATTCTCCATTCAAACCGTCGGACGTATTTTGAGAATGCCCGAATTGAAATATTACGACAACGACGAACTGAACACGGGTTTTGTCTTCACCAGCCTTGAAGACTTGTCCATTGTCGAAGACGTTGCGGGAGGTTATCTCACCTTCCAATACGCTAATCGAAGGAAGGAGTACAAACCAATTCAATTCCGCTCGGTTCACTCCAAGCGATTCCGTGAAGAAACTCGCTTATCTCCGCAATTCATACGCGATTTTCTAACTGCCGCCGATGAATTGAAATTGAAAAACAAGCTAAACCTGAAAGTAGAGAACGTTAGTATTGAAATGTTGTCGGATGGCCTTGTCGCCGATCTGGACGAACATCCTCAGCGAATTGCTGAAACGGGAGAGCACGTCCAGCGCAAACAAAATGTGGCGGAAATTCAAAAATTATTCGATGCCTTTTCTCGTGGAAGTTTGCTGCCTGAATTCTTCCCTGAAATGCGTTCCGTTGGGCGCGTGAAAGATGCAATTCATTATTTCTTCAAGATGAGATTCCCGCATGAATTTACCAGCGCAACCACGCGGGCGCAAGTCATCACTTTGCACAAGGAAAATAGACAGTATTTCGTTGATGCGATCAACCGAGCGAAAGAAATTTACATTGCGAATGTAGGCAAGCAAAAGAAAGAACTTATCGCAATGGATGTTTGGGAAATCCCCTCGTCTCGCAGTTACAACAGTCGTTTTGTGGAAGTGAGGTACATGAAATCCATTATTCAGCCGTTCTTTCAAGCCAAAGATGCCCGCAAACCAGAAAAGGATTTCGCCGAATTTTTGAACAACACATTGCCAAATGTCGAATGGTTCTTCAAGAACGGAGAATCTGACGCGACATCATTTGCCGTTCCATACACGGATAAAGACGGCGAGTTAAAGCCTTTCTTCGTTGATTGGATTGTGAAATTCAAGGATGGGAAGATTGGTTTGTTCGATACTAAAGAAGGCATTACAGCCGAAACAGCAAAGTATAAGGCGGAAGGGTTAGCCGCGTATATCAAAGCTGAAAATAAAAAAGGCAAAAGACTGTTTGGAGGTATCGTTGCGCCAAAAGGCTCGAGTTGGCGGTTCAATGATTCAGACAAATATAATTACTCGCCTGATTTGGATGGGTGGAAGTTCTTGCAGTAAATGAAGCGGCGTAATGAATAAATGAAATTGGGGAGGTGGACCTCACCCCGATTTTGACGACTAATCGGCGTGTCGGCTTGCCCCTCTCCCAAGGGAGAGGGCATGGAGTCCGCTTCTGTTCTGGGTTGATGAGGGTGACGGGTTTCCGAGGGGAAGTTTTGTTTGAGGATGTCTGGGCTTCTCCCCCGTGGGGGACATCGTACCCGAGCGTAGCGAGTGGTAGACGGGAGAGGGGTTTGTGTTTGACCTCACCCCTAGCCCCTCTCCTAGCCCCCTTCGTTTCACTACGGGGGTGCTTCGCAAGGAGAGGGGGACGTGCCGCGCAAAAATAAAGCCTCCGTTTTTCACGAAGGCTGGTTGGCGCTATTTAGATTTTCGTCGTTCTTTCGCAATTTGCTTGCCGATTTCACGCACGCTTTTCTTCGGCAGCCATTTTCGGCGGTCATGTGTGTAGTCGCCGCGTCCCGTTTCGTATTGCTGGAGAAAACGAATTGTCCCTGCGGGTCCGAGTTCACGGAGCAGGGCTTCAAATCCAAGTGTGCGGATTTCGCTGAGCGTCAAATACGTGGCAGTCATTTCAATACCTCTTCCATCCATTTTACTGGATTTTCAACAACAAAGGAAAACAAATTTTTCTTTCGAACGGCAACTTTCAATATCTGATCATCGGTGGTTAGGAAAACATCAGCCTTGCCGAATTCGGCGGATGAAAGATGGATAGCGTCATACGAGTCAAACCCCGCTTCTTCTAATTCTTCTGCACGGGTCAAAATTTTCTCTGTTGTTTCGACAACCTGATGAGCCAATGACGCAAATGACAATGTCCGTTGTCTGTTATCCACATCGGGATTTTGCCCAAGTTCATAGAGCAGAATTTCACTGCCGATCCATTCCCATTCACCTTGATTCAGTTTTTCAAGAATAAGAGAAACTGCTTCAACCTCTAAACGAACACGCGGTTGACTCTGATCGTCGAACGGTCGGTTCAAGCAACAGGCATCAAGGTAAACTTTCATGATGATGCGAGTATAGCATAATCGATTAATGAAAAGGATGGCGCTCTGTTGGGAAGGGGGCTGGTCGTTTGATGAGCGTGACGGGTTTCCGAGGGGAAGTTTTGTTTGAGGATGTCTGGGCTTCTCCCCTGTGGGGACATCGTACCCGAAGCGAAGCGGTAGACGGGAGAGGGGCTTTGACCTCACCCCTAGCCCCTCTCCTAGCAGGAGAGGGGGACGCGCCGAGCCAAGCAGGTTACTTTACAATCCCTCTGTCATCTAAAAATTCAACGGGGTCTTTATCCTTGCCGTGCTCCCACATCAGGGAAAAGAACCAGATCCCGCTTTCGCCGATCCAGAAGTCGGCGGGAGTGAAAGTCATGTTTGAGTCGATGGGTTTCTGGTCGCTTTCGGGCGTGTATTCCGCCTGCCAGCCGAAGATTTCTCCCTGCCAGTGTTTGCCCACTGCGTGAAGATGATTCGCAAAGGCTTTCACTTCTTTCAAGTCAGGTACAGAAAGTGGAAGAACTGGCTCATAATCTGCATGAGCGGGGATTT contains the following coding sequences:
- a CDS encoding DEAD/DEAH box helicase family protein, yielding MMRDSVYQTKAVRELCAKTNRLIELDGNKTIVFKAPTGSGKTVMMAEYLSQLVEHRKDTRSFAVIWMAPRQLHHQSKEKLETYFGDSKALRCVSFEDLIDRQIGDKEILFLNWESINKEDNIYIRDNEKDLNLSVILQNTRDAGRTIILVIDESHVASKTETSRGLIGMFQPKVTIEVSATPNMQGDESVTVYREEVIAEEMIKKQMVINPGFKNEITKETTDALFFKSIGGESTDEFVLRMAIEKREELAEAYEALGVNVNPLMLIQLPDKQQGEADFKDDVMKMLEKNHNITVKNGKLAIYLSEDKTNLENITRNDSEVEVMIFKQAIAVGWDCPRASILALFRDWKSLQFSIQTVGRILRMPELKYYDNDELNTGFVFTSLEDLSIVEDVAGGYLTFQYANRRKEYKPIQFRSVHSKRFREETRLSPQFIRDFLTAADELKLKNKLNLKVENVSIEMLSDGLVADLDEHPQRIAETGEHVQRKQNVAEIQKLFDAFSRGSLLPEFFPEMRSVGRVKDAIHYFFKMRFPHEFTSATTRAQVITLHKENRQYFVDAINRAKEIYIANVGKQKKELIAMDVWEIPSSRSYNSRFVEVRYMKSIIQPFFQAKDARKPEKDFAEFLNNTLPNVEWFFKNGESDATSFAVPYTDKDGELKPFFVDWIVKFKDGKIGLFDTKEGITAETAKYKAEGLAAYIKAENKKGKRLFGGIVAPKGSSWRFNDSDKYNYSPDLDGWKFLQ
- a CDS encoding PIN domain-containing protein; the encoded protein is MKVYLDACCLNRPFDDQSQPRVRLEVEAVSLILEKLNQGEWEWIGSEILLYELGQNPDVDNRQRTLSFASLAHQVVETTEKILTRAEELEEAGFDSYDAIHLSSAEFGKADVFLTTDDQILKVAVRKKNLFSFVVENPVKWMEEVLK